GAATGAAATCAGAAGGGACTTGGAAGAAAAGATTGCTATCAGAAAAAAGGCAATCAACGCAATAACTGAAACAAATAAGCCAAAAAAGAAAATAGATTTTAGTTTTCCAGGTCATAAATTAACAACAGGACATCTCCATCCGATTACCCAAGTGCAGAGAGAGGTAGAAGACATTTTCCAACGGCTCGGATTTTCAGTTATTGAAGGACCTGAAATAGAAAGCGAGTGGTATAATTTTGACGCATTGAATATACCAGCAAATCATCCGGCAAGGGATATGTGGGATACATTCTGGCTATGCCAGAATGAGTTCAAAGCCCAAAGTCCAAAGTCCAAAATAAAAAGCAAAAATCAAAAGTTGTTATTAAGGACGCATACTAGTCCGGTTCAGGTGAGATATATGGAAAAGCATAATCCGCCGTTGAGAATAATCGTTCCGGGCAGGACATTTCGATATGAAGCAACTGATGCTTCCCATGAAATCAATTTTTATCAGATGGAGGGGTTGATGGTGGACAAAGAAATAAACGCTGCCAATCTGAAAGCCATTATGGAAAGGTTTTTTGAAATGTTTTTCAGGCAATCCGCGAAAATACGATTAAGGCCAAGCTTTTTCCCTTTTACAGAACCAAGTTTTGAGGTTGACATAATGTGTCTTGTCTGCGGAGGCAAAGGTTGTAGCGTGTGTTCAAAAACAGGATGGTTAGAGATGGGAGGGGCTGGGATGGTCCATCCGCAAGTATTCAAATCAGCAGGATTAAATCCAAAGCACTGGCAGGGGTTTGCTTTTGGAATGGGAATAGACCGCCTTGCAATGATGAGGTATAAAATTGACGATGTCAGATTGCTGTATAAGGGCGACTTAAGATTTTTAGAGCAATTTTAAAATAATATGTTATTTTCATACAATTGGCTACAATCATTTTTTAATAGCAAATTGCCTGCGCCAAATAAATTAGCAGAGATTTTAACGCTTCGCAGTTTTGAAGTTGAAGAAGTAAAAAAAGAGAGCAAAGATTGGGCATTAGACATAAGCGTGACTCCGAATAGGGGGACTGATTGTTTTTCGCATTTAGGGATTGCTCGCGAATGTAGCGCAATTACAAAATTAAAAACGAAAAACGAAAAACGAAAAATAAAAGAGGATACAAAGATAAAAATAAATGATTTCATAGATGTAAAAGTAGACAATGGAGCAGATTGTCCGAGATACACAGGAAGGGTCTTGACTGGGGTTAAGGTGGGGGATTCTCCTGAATATATCCAAGAGCGATTGCGCGCCTGCGGACTTGAGCCGATTAACAATATTGTTGATGCAGGGAATTATGTGATGCTTGAACTTGGCCAACCGCTTCATACTTTTGACTTGGACAAAATTGAGGGCAAAAAGATTTTTATAAGACAGGCAAAAATCGGAGAAAAGATAGATGCTTTAGACGATAAGATATACAAGTTGAATAAAGATAATCTTGTTATTGCTGATTCTAAAAATGTCTTAGCAATAGCTGGAATTAAGGGCGGGAAAAGAGCGGCGATAGACCAAGAGACAAAAAATATTTTTCTTGAGTCAGCTAATTTTGATTCTGTGTTGATTCGCGCAAGCTCCCAGAAGCTCGGATTGAAGACAGATGCTTCGTTGAGGTTTGAGCATAGCATAGACCCGAATCTTACAGAATTAGCAGTGGATAGATTGGCTCAATTAGTTGAAGAGGTTGCTGGCGGGAAAATCGCAAAGAACAGAATAGACATATATCCTGAGAAAATCTTGTCAAGAAAATTCAAATTGGATTTAGGCAAGGTAGAAGGGCTTTTGGGGATTAAAATCGGAAAAAAAGAGGTTATCAAAATTTTAAATTCTCTTGGTCTTGAAACAAAATCAAATCTCTTAGTAGGGATTCCTACCTGGCGTCCGGACTTGGTTCAGAGCGAGGACTTTGCCGAGGAAATAGGCAGGATTTATGGGTATGAGAAATTGAAGTCAATTTATCCGACATTAGCGTTAATGCCTGCAAAAAGAAATGATGATATTTTTTGGGAGGATAAAATCAAAAATTCTTTGAAACAGGTCGGGTTTTCAGAAGCATATAATTATTCCTTTATTAGTAAAAGAATAGGCGATATTATCGGCACAGGATTAGTAGAATTAAAAAATCCGTTTTCCGAAGGGCTTTATTATCTTAGGCCGAGTTTGATATTAAATCTTTCTGACAATATTCAATATAATATTAGGGCCTCCAATGCGAAAAAAAATATTAAGATTTTTGAAATAGGCAAGACATTCAGACAAAAGAGAGAGGGGATTATAGAGAAAAAAATGTTGAGCGGAGTGGTATCTGGAGGGCAAGAATCGTTTTATATGCTCAAGGGAGTTATTGATTCTTTATTTAATAATTTGGGAATCAGCGATTATTATTTTGACGAATATCAACCTACACCCGAAGACACAAGTTTTAATTTCTGGAACAAGCATAAAATGGCAGAGATTAAAGTTGGAAGCAAGGAAATAGGATTTATGGGAGAATTAAATTTTCCGTCATTAGTTGAAAGCAACAAGATACAAGAGGTCTTTGCTTTTGATATTGATTTTGAAGCCCTTTTAAAGGAGTGTGATGAAGAATCCGAGTACAGGCCTATTTCCAAATTCCCATCTGCGGTTCGCGACATTTCTTTACTCTTGCCAGGGGACGCAAGGGTGAGTCAAGTTTTGGACATCATCAATACAAGCGAAAATAAATGTATTAAAGATGTTGATTTGTTTGATTTTTACGAGGGGTCAGAGTTAGCTGAAGGGAAAAAGAGCTTGGCTTTTCATATAATATTTCAGGCAAAGGATAGAACCTTGAGAGGTGAGGAAATTGAGACAATGATGGCAAAAATCATTCAGGCATTGGAAGATAATCTTGACTGGGAAGTGCGGAAGTCCGCCTAACCTTTAATTGTTGGGGGCCGCCCCCAACATCGTTGTTGTGGCGCCATTGTTAGGGTGCGACCCTAATAATTCTATCAGTCATAAATAATTAAAATTAGCAGTT
This portion of the Patescibacteria group bacterium genome encodes:
- the pheS gene encoding phenylalanine--tRNA ligase subunit alpha gives rise to the protein MEDLKNIENRAEKEISSAKNSEEINQVFQKYLGKKGEITLILRSLKNLSEKERKEVGKLANEIRRDLEEKIAIRKKAINAITETNKPKKKIDFSFPGHKLTTGHLHPITQVQREVEDIFQRLGFSVIEGPEIESEWYNFDALNIPANHPARDMWDTFWLCQNEFKAQSPKSKIKSKNQKLLLRTHTSPVQVRYMEKHNPPLRIIVPGRTFRYEATDASHEINFYQMEGLMVDKEINAANLKAIMERFFEMFFRQSAKIRLRPSFFPFTEPSFEVDIMCLVCGGKGCSVCSKTGWLEMGGAGMVHPQVFKSAGLNPKHWQGFAFGMGIDRLAMMRYKIDDVRLLYKGDLRFLEQF
- the pheT gene encoding phenylalanine--tRNA ligase subunit beta gives rise to the protein MLFSYNWLQSFFNSKLPAPNKLAEILTLRSFEVEEVKKESKDWALDISVTPNRGTDCFSHLGIARECSAITKLKTKNEKRKIKEDTKIKINDFIDVKVDNGADCPRYTGRVLTGVKVGDSPEYIQERLRACGLEPINNIVDAGNYVMLELGQPLHTFDLDKIEGKKIFIRQAKIGEKIDALDDKIYKLNKDNLVIADSKNVLAIAGIKGGKRAAIDQETKNIFLESANFDSVLIRASSQKLGLKTDASLRFEHSIDPNLTELAVDRLAQLVEEVAGGKIAKNRIDIYPEKILSRKFKLDLGKVEGLLGIKIGKKEVIKILNSLGLETKSNLLVGIPTWRPDLVQSEDFAEEIGRIYGYEKLKSIYPTLALMPAKRNDDIFWEDKIKNSLKQVGFSEAYNYSFISKRIGDIIGTGLVELKNPFSEGLYYLRPSLILNLSDNIQYNIRASNAKKNIKIFEIGKTFRQKREGIIEKKMLSGVVSGGQESFYMLKGVIDSLFNNLGISDYYFDEYQPTPEDTSFNFWNKHKMAEIKVGSKEIGFMGELNFPSLVESNKIQEVFAFDIDFEALLKECDEESEYRPISKFPSAVRDISLLLPGDARVSQVLDIINTSENKCIKDVDLFDFYEGSELAEGKKSLAFHIIFQAKDRTLRGEEIETMMAKIIQALEDNLDWEVRKSA